A region from the Candidatus Neomarinimicrobiota bacterium genome encodes:
- a CDS encoding integrase core domain-containing protein — MQVCLEAEISQRFTQVGRPQTNGKAERVLRTLMEGWHGQTHFNSSAHRKQERRRWVNWYNLVKPHKGIEGKTPMEQLIAYFYPEAL, encoded by the coding sequence ATGCAGGTCTGTCTTGAGGCCGAGATCTCGCAGCGGTTTACGCAAGTGGGGCGCCCCCAGACCAATGGCAAGGCCGAGCGCGTGCTCCGGACACTCATGGAAGGCTGGCATGGTCAGACGCACTTCAATTCGTCTGCGCATCGGAAACAGGAACGGCGCCGGTGGGTGAACTGGTATAATTTGGTTAAGCCGCATAAAGGGATCGAGGGCAAGACGCCAATGGAGCAATTAATTGCCTATTTTTATCCAGAAGCTCTGTAA